The DNA segment CGGCTGAAGCTTGCTGGAGTAACTGATGAGAACGAAGTCCGGAAGCTGATGAAGAAGCCATCAACTTTGACGTTCCGCAGTAAGGATGGAACGGAGAAGGCGCCTGAAGAGTTTAACAAGATTGAACTAGTCGGCACCGATTTTGTGGAAGGCGGCGCTTCCGTTCAGTTTAATCAGCTGAATCAACCGGAGATTGCAATAAAGCTGAAGGATAAGGATAAGTTCGCACAGATTACCGAGCGGCTGCTGGGTAAGGAGTTAGCGATTTTTCTCGATGACGAACTGCTGTCCGCCCCTGTAGTTCAGGCTGTTCTAAGAGATGGAACGGCTTCAATTAGCGGAAACTATACACGGGAAGAAGCGAATGACTTGCGGGATGAGATTAACCGCGGTGCTCTGCCTCTTAAATTAACCGAGAAATATTCACAAAGCGTTGGAGCTACGCTAGGGAAACAATCCCTCTATCAGACGATTCAAGCAGGTTTGGTAGCCTCACTGTTCATATTGATATTTATGATTTGGATGTATCGCGTTCCAGGCCTGCTGGCCTGCTTTGGTCTCATCCTGCATACCTGGCTGCTTATTCTGGTCTTTAATTTTGCTGACTTTACTCTTACCCTGCCAGGGATTGCGGCTATCGTGCTCGGGGTAGGGATGGCTGTAGACGCCAACATTATTACCAATGAGCGGATCAGAGAAGAAATGCGGCTCGGAAAGAGCATCACTTCCGCTGTTAAAGCGGGGAGCAAGCATTCCTTCCGTACAATTATGGACTCGAACATCACGACGATCATTGTTGCAATCGTAATGTATATTTTTGGCACGGGAGCGGTTAAGGGCTTTGCCCTCGTCTTGATTGTGGAGATCGTGCTAAGTATCGCCACCAATATTTATTTCATTCGTTTCCTGCTGAACCTGCTGCTGAAGGCAGGTAAGTTGAAGAAGCCGAAATATTTCGGTGTAAAGGAGAGTGAAATTGGTGAGCTCTAAAAATAAGCTGTTAAATTTGGACTTTGTGCGCATTGGCAGACGCTGCTATACGTTCTCCATCATATTAACGATTATCGGTGTTATTTCATTGGCTGTATTTGGGCTTAACTATAGCGTTGACTTCAAAGCTGGGTCAAACGTCGATATTTCGTTTACTAAATCCATTACGTCGGAGCAGGTTGAGCCTATTCTAGAGGAGCTCGGTATTCAGGAAGGAACGAAGATCACTCCAGGGGCGGATCGAATGTCCATCCGCTTTGAAGAGGTTCTGGATGAAGATCAGGATCACCAGTTGAAGAGCGAAATTTTGAAGCTAGACAGTGAGGCCTCTCTAGAGATCAACACGGTGGACCCGGAAATGGCTAAAGAGCTGGCGATAAACGCGATGTGGGCTGTACTGTTGTCGAGTTTGGGGATTATCGTATATGTAAGCATCCGTTTTGAGTGGCGTTTTGCGGTTGCTGCAATTGTTGCCTTGCTGCATGATGCCTTTTTGGTGGTGACGGTTTTCTCCATCTTCCGTCTAGAAGTAGATCTGACCTTTATCATTGCGGTCCTAACCATTATTGGTTATTCGATTAATGATACAATCGTTATTTTTGACCGGATACGAGAAAATTTACGTTTTGCCAAACAGAAGACACGCGAAGATCTGGCCGATATCGTAAACAAAAGTGTGTCCCAGACGATTATGCGTTCGCTGTATACCGCGTTAACTGTATTTATTGCAGCTCTATTCTTGCTCTTGCTGGGAGGAGCTTCGATTAAGATGTTCTCGTTGGCCATGGTCATTGGGCTTCTATTCGGGGCATATTCCTCAATCTTCATTGCCAGCCCGCTGTGGTTTGTGCTTAAGAGCAAGCAGAAAAACAAACCGGCCAAAGCGTCCTAAACG comes from the Paenibacillus lentus genome and includes:
- the secD gene encoding protein translocase subunit SecD, which encodes MKRLIAFITVVAVTTGIMAWTSPGLLRDVHLGLDLKGGFEILYEAEPFDSGAKVTRESLIKTAQSLEKRANQLGTSEPEVTTEGTNRIRLKLAGVTDENEVRKLMKKPSTLTFRSKDGTEKAPEEFNKIELVGTDFVEGGASVQFNQLNQPEIAIKLKDKDKFAQITERLLGKELAIFLDDELLSAPVVQAVLRDGTASISGNYTREEANDLRDEINRGALPLKLTEKYSQSVGATLGKQSLYQTIQAGLVASLFILIFMIWMYRVPGLLACFGLILHTWLLILVFNFADFTLTLPGIAAIVLGVGMAVDANIITNERIREEMRLGKSITSAVKAGSKHSFRTIMDSNITTIIVAIVMYIFGTGAVKGFALVLIVEIVLSIATNIYFIRFLLNLLLKAGKLKKPKYFGVKESEIGEL
- the secF gene encoding protein translocase subunit SecF yields the protein MSSKNKLLNLDFVRIGRRCYTFSIILTIIGVISLAVFGLNYSVDFKAGSNVDISFTKSITSEQVEPILEELGIQEGTKITPGADRMSIRFEEVLDEDQDHQLKSEILKLDSEASLEINTVDPEMAKELAINAMWAVLLSSLGIIVYVSIRFEWRFAVAAIVALLHDAFLVVTVFSIFRLEVDLTFIIAVLTIIGYSINDTIVIFDRIRENLRFAKQKTREDLADIVNKSVSQTIMRSLYTALTVFIAALFLLLLGGASIKMFSLAMVIGLLFGAYSSIFIASPLWFVLKSKQKNKPAKAS